A portion of the Phaeodactylum tricornutum CCAP 1055/1 chromosome 7, whole genome shotgun sequence genome contains these proteins:
- a CDS encoding predicted protein encodes KRIPKLYLVITNISKRPNIRALLELAAAFGCDKVLVVGQQKFDISPKGTDIPRSIREHVERGGLHIERYSSWEACINFLSSHGIRLVGVEIHVDARPIEAYLDYKDTAFLMGNEGQGINEKHMKSCDAFVTIPQYGGGTASLNVYVAASIVLHSFHQWQQGEFSKHNSS; translated from the coding sequence AAAAGAATACCAAAACTCTATTTGGTGATTACTAATATTTCCAAGCGCCCAAATATTCGTGCCTTACTGGAacttgctgctgcttttgggTGTGACAAAGTCTTAGTGGTCGGACAGCAGAAATTCGATATTTCGCCAAAGGGCACAGACATTCCTCGATCGATTCGAGAACATGTAGAGAGGGGTGGTCTACATATTGAGCGTTACTCTTCGTGGGAAGCATGTATCAATTTTTTGTCTTCGCACGGTATTCGACTGGTTGGTGTTGAGATCCATGTAGATGCAAGACCTATCGAAGCCTATCTAGATTACAAGGATACAGCCTTTTTGATGGGAAACGAAGGGCAGGGTATCAATGAGAAGCACATGAAATCGTGTGATGCTTTTGTAACTATACCACAGTACGGTGGAGGAACGGCCAGTCTGAATGTGTACGTTGCCGCCAGTATTGTTTTACATTCATTTCATCAATGGCAGCAGGGTGAGTTTTCCAAACACAATTCTAGCTAG
- a CDS encoding predicted protein — MTIPVETAPQQNEDGTALWGANRAEESASTTPCDPESSAAEDPDLEIAADSDDDDLTVIVLHPTNDENNRQQEMISWIEQAGPEMENRRRNVLLRELRRVQRASFFHFALLCLIPTILLLIVVATVVGEDENCESEATFCTLETRTFINAFTTRCICDAIPIQSLD, encoded by the coding sequence ATGACGATCCCTGTTGAAACCGCGCCGCAGCAAAACGAAGACGGGACCGCTTTATGGGGCGCAAATCGGGCGGAGGAATCGGCCTCCACTACACCTTGCGATCCCGAGTCATCGGCAGCAGAAGATCCCGATTTGGAAATTGCCGCAGatagcgacgatgatgacttAACTGTCATTGTGCTGCATCCAACAAACGATGAGAACAACAGGCAGCAAGAAATGATCTCTTGGATTGAACAGGCAGGTCCAGAAATGGAAAACCGCAGACGCAACGTACTGCTTCGCGAACTTCGTCGTGTACAGCGAGCTTCCTTCTTTCACTTTGCACTCTTGTGTCTTATTCCGACAATTTTGCTACTCATCGTGGTGGCAACAGTCGTCGGAGAAGATGAAAACTGCGAGTCGGAGGCCACCTTTTGTACTTTGGAGACACGTACTTTTATCAACGCTTTCACAACTCGCTGTATTTGCGATGCAATCCctatacagtcactggaCTGA
- a CDS encoding predicted protein — protein MPPQTNEGNPLNKQPCNFECDANSKHFFASPAESIRSCRFPLTSSLFEGSNGKIQDFAVTLGSLVTRSDALVSKTEAIDNHYSPVTDACLVSLRSRMPLVLHQARLFVASLYHCDDDSTKTIYRLRSAIALRRAEQYLDMIESAVENPPRDALDKQLHRILNSDRLQTLHREMATEFSFRISPWVSSFLAFDLPAGPTALAKVEKPFPLAVKVEPMFEFNSRELLSGRTETIKVRACNVAIETCKHRAREFSARAGAVGDCILQVRLIPTDVAEIEAGLRVWGHEADVPNLCIREVRAVQLNAYPPKPKTNVDIYTSYYYGDASVTVTMIMKTFSTPNDETPDLHVELFLTFSEDS, from the exons ATGCCTCCTCAGACCAACGAGGGGAATCCTCTTAACAAACAGCCTTGTAACTTCGAATGCGATGCGAACAGTAAACACTTCTTTGCCAGTCCTGCAGAAAGCATTCGATCTTGTCGGTTTCCCTTGACATCGTCCTTGTTTGAAGGCTCGAATGGAAAGATTCAAGACTTCGCTGTGACATTGGGGAGCCTGGTCACCCGCTCGGATGCACTTGTTTCTAAGACTGAGGCTATTGACAATCATTACTCGCCTGTGACTGACGCCTGTCTCGTTTCCTTGCGGTCACGAATGCCTCTCGTCCTCCACCAAGCCAGGCTTTTTGTTGCTAGCCTGTACCATTGTGACGATGATTCTACGAAAACTATTTATAGGCTCCGATCGGCGATTGCACTACGTCGGGCTGAGCAATATCTCGACATGATTGAGTCCGCTGTGGAAAACCCACCCCGCGACGCTCTCGACAAGCAACTTCACAGGATTTTGAACTCCGATCGTTTGCAGACACTCCACAGAGAAATGGCGACCGAATTCTCGTTTCGGATCTCTCCCTGGGTATCCTCTTTTCTAGCGTTCGACCTTCCAGCAGGTCCCACTGCTCTCGCAAAAGTGGAGAAACCTTTTCCTTTAGCGGTGAAAGTCGAACCTATGTTTGAGTTCAACTCGCGCGAGCTTTTGAGCGGCCGGACAGAAACTATTAAAGTTCGAGCTTGTAATGTTGCCATTGAAACATGCAAGCACCGGGCTAGAGAATTCTCGGCGCGTGCCGGAGCTGTGGGCGACTGTATTTTGCAGGTGCGGCTCATTCCCACAGATGTCGCCGAGATTGAAGCAGGGCTCCGGGTATGGGGTCACGAAGCTGATGTACCCAATCTTTGTATCCGTGAAGTTCGAGC TGTGCAGCTCAATGCTTACCCACCAAAGCCAAAAACCAACGTTGACATTTACACATCATATTACTACGGCGACGCAAGCGTCACCGTCACCATGATTATGAAGACATTCTCTACACCTAACGACGAGACTCCTGATCTTCACGTCGAGCTTTTCTTGACCTTTTCGGAAGACTCGTGA
- a CDS encoding predicted protein, which translates to MMSFFFTNVLVLLVLCLGISVNGFVPKSVLAPQTFAARRSSTTQVYNFFGEQERDSLTRDSEPEQFFSTNTDKMSDEEKLPIAIAGVAFITIPFIAGLIALYAAK; encoded by the exons ATGATGTCTTTTTTCTTTACTAACGTACTTGTCCTATTGGTTCTGTGTTTGGGAATATCTGTTAATGGCTTTGTCCCCAAATCGGTCCTCGCACCCCAGACCTTTGCCGCACGTCGCTCAAGTACGACTCAGGTATACAACTTTTTCGGAGAACAAGAGCGCGATTCCTTAACGCGCGATTCAGAGCCGGAGCAGTTCTTTTCAAC TAACACGGACAAAAtgtccgacgaagaaaagcttCCTATTGCCATTGCTGGGGTCGCCTTTATCACCATTCCTTTCATCGCTGGTCTGATTGCTCTCTATGCTGCAAAATAG
- a CDS encoding predicted protein, which yields MTADVEARVSPEWSEILKEARESLRSAREDPLIERHLSLSLRHVDKLVSSIRAYVFYLKQTRNENRASVSDVKKLILSTRNALRFALCCFAVDHDDRYQLQTVISTTEVSVSLVKVISSKRGDSKCRTLAARFLSNLVTSNATTASRLVSMLPLSPSEDDIDAHIRSTVSDTHYATNQLALTASWVSLLLSSAGDRETLAAVVTSLHNCITSLASGSMASFSRDVSSDRLLISTLLRQLLSMQALKGSMGQSGTSVSQDDPATEWILILLMKLCRMGRFPEMYRAAGPGKDIVPEQIVLLHAIRSEQNGDNILGCESGSKAMLSSHMFLANLYVSIQQVGERDSNDTMQHALVESVILSVVDILGEGLGTDTVELASVRACLGTETELVHSLAINLGVITDTISVKNQERKVRELDMSVEEQHLITSLVRLIGNLCYQCRDVQDLLRTTLVPPIDPVITKTERSALHVLLSCTSLAHSCFTLREWAVVAIRNALHQNDLNMAVVANLEAQQALQTSTLGELGIR from the coding sequence ATGACTGCAGATGTGGAAGCTCGCGTCTCTCCGGAATGGTCAGAAATATTGAAAGAAGCCCGCGAGTCGCTCCGAAGCGCGCGTGAAGATCCCCTAATCGAAAGGCACTTGAGCTTATCTCTGAGGCATGTCGATAAATTGGTATCTTCAATTCGTGCCTACGTTTTTTATTTGAAGCAAACTCGTAATGAAAACCGAGCTTCAGTGAGTGATGTGAAGAAATTGATCCTCTCTACCCGAAATGCCTTGCGTTTTGCATTGTGCTGCTTCGCTGTGGACCACGATGATCGATATCAACTACAAACCGTCATCTCTACGACAGAAGTTTCCGTATCCTTGGTCAAGGTGATTTCCTCTAAACGCGGAGACTCCAAATGCCGTACGCTTGCGGCTCGATTTCTTAGTAATCTGGTGACGTCTAACGCGACGACTGCTTCCCGACTCGTCTCGATGCTTCCCCTGAGTCCATCAGAAGACGACATAGATGCTCACATTCGCTCGACCGTATCTGATACACACTATGCAACGAATCAGCTAGCGCTAACTGCATCATGGGTCAGCTTACTGCTTAGCAGTGCCGGAGATCGCGAGACGCTAGCGGCCGTGGTCACGTCACTCCACAATTGTATAACATCCCTCGCTTCTGGTTCGATGGCATCGTTCAGCCGCGACGTGTCTTCGGATAGACTACTCATCAGTACCCTGTTACGACAACTTCTTTCTATGCAAGCTTTAAAGGGTTCGATGGGACAAAGTGGTACATCGGTTTCTCAGGATGATCCGGCAACAGAGTGGATCTTGATTCTCTTGATGAAATTGTGTCGGATGGGTCGATTTCCGGAAATGTACCGAGCCGCTGGTCCTGGCAAAGACATTGTACCAGAACAAATTGTGTTATTACACGCGATACGAAGCGAACAGAATGGCGACAACATACTAGGATGTGAATCTGGATCAAAAGCGATGTTATCATCCCATATGTTCTTAGCCAACTTGTACGTGAGTATTCAACAAGTCGGGGAGAGAGACAGCAATGATACGATGCAACACGCACTTGTCGAGTCCGTAATACTTTCAGTTGTAGATATTTTGGGAGAAGGGCTTGGTACTGATACTGTCGAACTCGCGTCTGTTCGAGCTTGTCTTGGAACCGAAACAGAGCTTGTCCATTCGCTTGCAATTAACCTTGGGGTGATAACTGATACAATTTCCGTCAAGAATCAGGAACGAAAAGTGCGTGAACTAGACATGTCGGTTGAAGAACAGCATCTGATTACCAGTTTAGTGCGCCTTATCGGCAATTTGTGCTATCAATGTCGAGACGTTCAGGATCTGTTGCGCACTACGCTGGTACCGCCAATAGATCCTGTGATCACAAAAACGGAACGTAGTGCTCTTCATGTGTTATTGTCGTGCACATCGCTAGCACATTCTTGTTTCACGCTACGCGAGTGGGCCGTGGTTGCCATTCGCAACGCTCTGCACCAAAATGATCTCAATATGGCTGTGGTGGCCAACCTTGAGGCCCAGCAAGCCCTCCAGACTTCCACTTTAGGAGAACTTGGAATTCGC
- a CDS encoding predicted protein — translation MSDTRATILVTGGCGYIGTHTIVCLLQKDYDVVVADNLSNSSIVSLDRVAEIVGLSEHDRASRLVFHQVDICDEAAFRKVFESSPRFESCIHFAGLKAVGESTKKPLLYYDNNLSGTFVLLRMMDEFQCHSLVFSSSATVYGAAENMPITEDTPVGAGITNAYGRTKYMIEEILRDFYQSQTLEESTTDWSITILRYFNPVGSHPSGKIGEDPNGIPNNLMPYVAQVAIGRREHLTVFGSDYNTADGTGVRDYLHVMDLADGHLAAMDYMKQKKSGIFTFNLGTGNGYSVLDMVKAMGKACGHEIKYVVGNRRQGDIATCFADANLAKNEMGWVASRDLDEMCRDLWCWQTQNPNGFAGQPCESQ, via the exons ATGAGCGACACCCGCGCTACAATTCTCGTTACCGGTGGCTGCGGCTACATTGGAACACACACCATCGTCTGTCTTTTACAGAAGGACTACGATGTTGTCGTGGCCGACAATCTTTCCAACTCCAGTATCGTTAGTCTCGATCGTGTTGCCGAAATTGTCGGACTCAGTGAGCACGACCGAGCTTCGCGTCTCGTCTTCCACCAAGTCGACATATGCGACGAAGCCGCGTTCCGTAAAGTCTTTGAATCTTCGCCTCGATTCGAATCCTGTATTCATTTTGCCGGTCTCAAG GCCGTCGGAGAGAGTACGAAAAAGCCTTTGCTGTACTACGACAATAATTTGTCGGGAACTTTCGTGCTCCTGCGTATGATGGACGAGTTCCAGTGTCACTCTTTGGtattttcgtcgtcggcaaccGTCTACGGGGCTGCCGAGAACATGCCTATCACGGAAGACACACCAGTAGGAGCAGGCATTACCAACGCCTACGGACGTACCAAGTACATGATCGAAGAAATTCTGCGTGACTTTTACCAATCGCAAACGCTGGAAGAAAGTACCACGGACTGGTCCATTACCATTCTGCGGTACTTCAATCCTGTTGGTTCCCACCCCTCGGGAAAGATCGGCGAAGACCCGAACGGCATTCCCAACAATCTCATGCCATACGTGGCACAAGTTGCCATTGGACGACGTGAGCATCTGACCGTTTTCGGGTCCGACTACAACACGGCCGACGGAACGGGAGTGCGCGATTATTTGCACGTCATGGATTTGGCGGACGGCCATCTCGCCGCGATGGATTATatgaagcaaaagaaaagtgGTATTTTCACCTTCAACCTAGGCACCGGGAACGGCTACTCCGTACTCGATATGGTCAAAGCAATGGGCAAGGCCTGTGGACACGAAATCAAGTATGTTGTTGGCAATCGGCGCCAAGGCGACATTGCCACATGCTTTGCTGACGCAAATTTGGCCAAGAATGAGATGGGATGGGTTGCCTCTAGGGATCTCGACGAAATGTGTAGAGATTTGTGGTGTTGGCAGACCCAGAACCCCAACGGGTTTGCCGGACAACCCTGTGAATCGCAATAA
- a CDS encoding predicted protein → MRHPFRGLRERFETWALDHRKSYHTEIEKQKRFEIWAENHRRTLEKNERHGPCRLTEQPVFGSNRFQDLTDEEFQSSYLTGYSSSNARRLSFSKDSGVLDPSKNMKRHPEVHRPVDWRGIGAVTSVHSQGDCGACWAITAVETVESAVFLATGTLYDLSEAEVTLCQENCDMCYGGWPQDAFDYIMDHDGLPLESDLSYNGSLLLKLSQAKRYGQIEGYGYATSRCDEGVAVRNLATYGPAVVCVDASTWKDYSGGIITSESGCSQKFLDVNHCVQAVGYAYTSSGGGSESENGSHDSGSQDDSGSRQGYWIVRNQWSSYWGMSGYAWVAMGENTCGILNDFVQAYA, encoded by the exons ATGCGACACCCGTTTCGCGGCTTGCGGGAAAGGTTTGAAACTTGGGCCCTCGACCATCGGAAAAGCTACCACACGGAGATCGAGAAGCAGAAGCGGTTTGAAATTTGGGCCGAAAATCATCGCCGCACATTAGAAAAAAACGAACGCCATGGCCCGTGCCGTTTAACTGAACAACCAGTCTTTGGTTCCAATCGCTTTCAAGACTTGACGGACGAGGAGTTTCAATCCAGCTACCTCACCGGATACTCCAGCTCGAATGCTAGGCGTCTTTCGTTTTCCAAAGATAGTGGAGTGCTTGACCCATCAAAAAATATGAAACGCCATCCCGAAGTACACCGAC CTGTGGATTGGCGCGGTATTGGTGCGGTCACTAGTGTGCATTCGCAAGGAGACTGTGGTGCCTGCTGGGCCATTACGGCTGTAGAAACAGTAGAGTCAGCTGTCTTTTTGGCTACTGGAACTCTATATGATTTATCGGAAGCAGAAGTCACCCTTTGTCAAGAGAATTGTGACATGTGCTACGGTGGATGGCCGCAAGACGCATTTGACTATATCATGGATCATGATGGCCTGCCGTTGGAAAGTGATTTGTCGTACAACGGAAGCCTCCTGCTTAAACTATCACAAGCCAAG CGGTACGGACAGATTGAAGGCTATGGTTATGCCACATCTCGATGT GATGAAGGTGTGGCGGTCAGAAATCTCGCTACCTATGGTCCAGCAGTCGTCTGCGTAGATGCTTCGACTTGGAAAGATTACAGCGGTGGCATCATAACTTCCGAATCTGGTTGCAGTCAAAAGTTTCTAGACGTAAATCATTGCGTTCAAGCTGTCGGCTATGCCTATACCTCTTCCGGAGGGGGCAGCGAAAGCGAGAATGGAAGCCACGATAGTGGTAGTCAAGACGACTCCGGATCCCGTCAAGGCTACTGGATTGTTCGGAATCAATGGAGCTCGTACTGGGGTATGTCGGGCTATGCATGGGTTGCCATGGGAGAAAACACATGTGGGATCCTAAACGATTTCGTTCAAGCTTACGCATAA
- a CDS encoding predicted protein, whose amino-acid sequence MARSKLLVLSLFYAQLVTAFLSSLQPATVHQAGKDQKVLSFFAYRRSPLLFVSNDESPSVNIDSANEHNLRFSGVGRLYTDHNVPFPTENPHLTILDSLMKATVVVIGLGGVGSWSAEALCRSGIGNLVLIDMDDICISNTNRQVHTLSNTVGRMKIEEMKSRLLGINPDCNVTLIHDFVGLDNVNELFQRIGRPSAVLDAIDGSNEKAALLAACVDRRIPVVTVGGAAGITDPTQIVCEDLTMAFSDKLLGICRKTLRKSYGFARGLSFHEMQREKRKVKKWHIAAVYSLEGQKAVPTVADTSSFRRCDGALGTACFVTGTFGFIAASRIVDMIAKGKLITPRRG is encoded by the exons ATGGCTAGAAGCAAACTGTTAGTCCTGAGTTTATTTTATGCGCAGCTTGTGACTGCGTTTTTGTCTTCCCTTCAGCCTGCGACGGTACATCAGGCAGGGAAAGACCAAAAGGTACTTTCGTTTTTCGCGTATCGAAGATCTCCTCTACTCTTCGTATCTAACGATGAGTCGCCAAGCGTGAACATCGATAGTGCGAATGAACACAATTTGCGATTTTCCGGAGTTGGAAGGCTTTACACAGACCACAACGTGCCGTTTCCGACTGAAAACCCTCATTTGACAATACTCGACAGTCTCATGAAGGCTACGGTCGTCGTCATTGGGCTGGGCGGTGTAGGATCTTGGTCCGCGGAAGCGTTGTGTCGGAGTGGTATAGGCAATCTGGTACTTATTGATATG GATGATATATGCATCTCCAACACTAATCGACAGGTGCACACCTTGTCCAACACCGTCGGCCGGATGAAAATCGAAGAAATGAAGTCGCGGCTTCTCGGAATAAATCCCGATTGTAATGTTACTCTGATTCACGATTTTGTCGGGCTCGATAATGTAAATGAGCTATTTCAGCGAATCGGTCGACCGAGTGCTGTACTGGACGCCATTGACGGTAGCAACGAAAAGGCGGCTCTACTGGCCGCATGCGTAGATCGCCGCATTCCCGTGGTGACTGTGGGAGGAGCTGCGGGAATCACGGATCCCACGCAGATTGTTTGCGAAGATTTGACAATGGCTTTCAGCGACAAACTACTCGGGATCTGTCGCAAGACGCTACGAAAATCCTACGGCTTTGCTAGAGGGCTTTCATTTCACGAAATGCAGAGAGAAAAGCGTAAAGTGAAGAAATGGCACATTGCTGCTGTGTATTCTCTGGAAGGGCAAAAAGCGGTACCGACTGTGGCCGATACATCTTCCTTCCGAAGATGTGATGGTGCTCTCGGAACAGCATGTTTTGTGACGGGTACCTTTGGGTTTATAGCGGCCTCTCGTATTGTCGACATGATTGCGAAGGGAAAATTGATAACGCCTCGAAGAGGGTGA
- a CDS encoding predicted protein (Most similar to flavohemoproteins from bacteria and fungi and consist of two distinct domains, an N-terminal globin domain and a C-terminal FAD-containing reductase domain. flavohaemoglobins are involved in responding to nitric oxide (NO) and nitrosative stresses catalyzing the production of nitrate from NO and O2. EST support in the Fe-limit which is also known to be regulated by nitrosative stress.): MSSIISDESFQLVRATAPVVAEHIEEITGTFYPKMLGRHPELYQFFNESNQRAVPGLCPAASGVVTTRQSKTLGDAVVQYALNIDKLENLNEAVLRIAHKHCALGVKAEHYQIVHDNLMEAIGEVLGSAVTPEVAAAWSEAVMALGKIFIEQEQKLYNEAEKVQWSGPKEFIITDIIDETPVVKSFRMKSKDGQKVCPFKPGQYLSIYEQPNNKKYFAPRHYTITSQPEDDFYQITIKKLIDPAVPDDRTHDGILSHYLHSKNVNDVIKLGPIFGPEVLLQGEKSRVAAFISVGIGITPTMGILPTAVKERPRTAVFHGDVNGSNHVSREALEEFGNEQSLFSYSYFNPDEADTKLQHYSEGLLTGSKIVDKLKDAGVNFATGTDYFICAGPTVAPILVNELRELGVDKKLLHLEFFGPFVSLIEE, translated from the coding sequence ATGAGCTCCATTATTAGTGACGAGTCCTTCCAACTTGTTCGCGCGACGGCTCCTGTCGTCGCCGAGCATATTGAGGAGATTACGGGTACGTTTTATCCCAAAATGCTTGGTCGCCATCCGGAGTTGTACCAATTTTTCAACGAATCCAACCAACGCGCGGTCCCCGGTCTCTGCCCCGCCGCTAGCGGGGTAGTAACCACCCGCCAGTCCAAGACTCTAGGAGATGCCGTAGTGCAGTATGCTCTCAACATTGATAAGTTGGAAAACTTGAACGAGGCGGTACTTCGAATTGCCCACAAGCACTGCGCATTGGGCGTGAAGGCCGAGCACTATCAGATTGTCCATGACAACCTCATGGAAGCGATTGGCGAAGTTTTGGGTAGTGCGGTGACACCGGAAGTCGCAGCCGCGTGGAGTGAAGCTGTCATGGCTTTAGGGAAGATATTTATCGAGCAAGAGCAGAAATTGTACAACGAAGCCGAAAAAGTACAGTGGTCGGGACCGAAAGAATTCATTATCACGGATATTATTGATGAGACCCCCGTTGTGAAGTCATTCCGTATGAAGAGCAAGGATGGGCAGAAGGTCTGCCCCTTCAAACCGGGACAGTACCTTAGCATTTACGAGCAacccaacaacaagaaaTATTTTGCTCCTCGTCACTATACGATTACTAGCCAGCCAGAAGATGATTTCTACCAGATTACCATCAAGAAACTCATTGACCCAGCTGTTCCGGATGACCGCACTCACGACGGTATCCTCAGCCACTACTTGCATTCCAAGAACGTCAACGATGTCATCAAGCTTGGTCCCATCTTTGGTCCGGAGGTTTTACTGCAGGGGGAAAAATCCCGCGTTGCTGCTTTCATCAGTGTGGGCATTGGCATCACACCAACAATGGGAATACTCCCGACTGCCGTCAAGGAACGTCCTCGTACTGCCGTCTTCCATGGTGACGTTAACGGCTCAAATCACGTTTCTCGcgaagctttggaagagtttggcaaCGAGCAAAGCCTGTTTTCATACTCTTACTTCAATCCCGATGAAGCTGATACAAAGCTGCAGCACTATTCGGAAGGTCTCTTAACGGGAAGCAAAATTGTCGATAAGTTGAAGGATGCTGGTGTTAATTTTGCGACAGGGACAGACTATTTCATCTGTGCTGGCCCCACAGTTGCACCAATTCTGGTCAACGAGTTACGTGAATTGGGTGTAGACAAGAAGCTTCTACATTTGGAGTTTTTTGGCCCGTTTGTCTCTCTGATTGAGGAATAG
- a CDS encoding predicted protein, producing the protein MTTPAFGQALSPEPTNAFAVAEGVPVSKPDPTPTPGLPMLAGFELWVPPKPNVYADGLPVYEILGTDAQIVQLPLRARRQVMCFSGAMAYMSDGMKMEAKLAGLGKTFGRLAGGGSLFQLTYTNETDQDGYIAMTPDYPGVIVPINMASCPAGKIVTMRDSFLCATVGVDNLTTEVGAGFNPASSIGSFLCSGIDFIVQTVSNGEWAFLMAMGTVIQKNLQPGEKLLVDTESILCFESSVTIDIQWVGNVAAICCGGEGLFNTTMTGPGKIWMQSMSIDKMRTLFPPKVSSSGGGDSGDGGGGGE; encoded by the exons ATGACAACTCCAGCTTTTGGTCAAGCCCTGTCGCCCGAACCCACAAACGCCTTTGCCGTGGCGGAAGGCGTACCGGTGTCCAAGCCTGATCCGACTCCTACCCCCGGCCTGCCCATGCTCGCCGGATTCGAGCTCTGGGTCCCTCCCAAGCCAAACGTTTACGCGGATGGTTTGCCCGTTTACGAAATTCTTGGAACCGACGCGCAGATTGTTCAGTTGCCCCTGCGGGCCCGACGACAAGTCATGTGTTTCTCCGGCGCCATGGCCTACATGAGTGATGGTATGAAAATGGAAGCCAAACTGGCGGGTCTCGGAAAAACATTTGGTCGACTCGCTGGCGGTGGATCCTTGTTTCAGTTGACCTACACCAACGAAACGGATCAAGATGGTTACATTGCCATGACTCCGGATTATCCGGGGGTGATTGTACCCATCAATATGGCGAGCTGTCCGGCAGGAAAGATTGTCACCATGAGAGACTCTTTTCTTTGCGCAACCGTTGGCGTGGATAATTTGACGACTGAAGTTGGAGCTGGATTCAATCCGGCCTCAAGTATCGGTAGCTTCCTATGCAGCGGCATTGATTTTATCGTACAAACCGTAAGCAACGGTGAATGG GCGTTCCTTATGGCCATGGGAACTGTGATCCAGAAG AACCTTCAACCAGGTGAAAAACTTTTGGTTGACACTGAATCTATTCTTTGCTTTGAATCATCGGTCACCATTGATATCCAATGGGTAGGCAACGTGGCTGCCATCTGTTGCGGTGGAGAAGGTCTCTTCAATACTACCATGACTGGTCCGGGAAAGATATGGATGCAAAGCATGAGTATTGATAAAATGCGTACACTCTTTCCACCTAAAGTCTCAAGCTCGGGCGGCGGCGACTCCGGCGACGGAGGTGGAGGCGGGGAATAA
- a CDS encoding predicted protein yields MMKSSIDKKDSAAVLHHAGWDHLKPPKPDAAKFAVTGHESQVVTLQIGVGEACQGEAGTMMYLSPGMRQSVTYEGCCQRCCSGESCFVVNFTNSGSTGNHEFVALTPNFPTAKVVPVDLSSPDVGGKLVAQQGAYMASYGDVRVGISLDTNCMRCCCAGLGLVRQKLEGSGTVFLGGTGTIVQKVLADGETILVDTNCIMAFASTCKLDLKRAGGILGMVGGGEGIFNTTLTGPGLVVVQSMNETVFREALATQKIYRR; encoded by the exons ATGATGAAATCCTCGATTGATAAGAAAGACTCAGCAGCGGTCCTCCACCATGCCGGATGGGACCATCTTAAGCCTCCGAAACCGGACGCTGCCAAGTTTGCTGTAACCGGACACGAAAGCCAGGTCGTCACCCTTCAGATAGGTGTCGGTGAAGCCTGCCAGGGTGAAGCCGGTACCATGATGTATCTAAGCCCCGGTATGCGACAGTCGGTGACCTACGAAGGATGCTGCCAACGTTGTTGCTCGGGTGAAAGCTGCTTTGTCGTGAACTTTACCAACAGCGGCTCCACCGGGAATCACGAGTTCGTAGCCTTGACTCCGAACTTTCCCACCGCCAAGGTGGTGCCCGTCGATCTCTCGTCACCTGATGTGGGTGGGAAGCTTGTCGCGCAGCAAGGAGCG TACATGGCCAGTTACGGAGACGTCCGTGTGGGAATATCGTTGGATACCAACTGCATGCGCTGCTGCTGTGCAGGTTTGGGTTTGGTCCGACAGAAACTGGAGGGATCGGGAACGGTGTTCTTGGGCGGTACCGGAACGATTGTCCAAAAAGTATTGGCCGATGGTGAAACTATTTTGGTCGACACCAACTGCATCATGGCATTTGCGTCTACGTGCAAGTTGGATTTGAAGCGTGCGGGAGGAATTCTG GGCATGGTGGGAGGTGGAGAAGGAATTTTCAACACCACGCTGACCGGACCCGGCCTTGTCGTTGTGCAAAGCATGAATGAGACAGTCTTTCGAGAGGCCTTGGCGACACAAAAAATTTATCGCCGGTAA